In the Nicotiana tabacum cultivar K326 chromosome 16, ASM71507v2, whole genome shotgun sequence genome, one interval contains:
- the LOC107783799 gene encoding uncharacterized protein LOC107783799, whose protein sequence is MALTFTPLSWLLWSGKHQEPKISNGSSLNSSPDSGLWELDTLKFPLDRRRNMASSSRKVKRKWQSREERKIDREYDIVIVPSDGGCVSGFESDDSDWSVGWLEPHGPGFHSDDDSDDSFAVLVPCYGCGCANVEENGQDKFLQAVGNLNDIYATENKKYMEHWVSSPRNR, encoded by the coding sequence ATGGCCTTGACATTTACCCCATTGTCATGGTTGCTTTGGAGTGGAAAGCATCAAGAACCTAAAATCTCAAATGGTTCATCTTTAAATTCATCACCTGATTCAGGATTGTGGGAATTGGATACTTTGAAGTTCCCTCTCGACCGAAGGAGGAACATGGCTTCCTCATCTAGAAAGGTTAAGCGGAAATGGCAGAGTCGTGAGGAGCGAAAGATTGATCGGGAATATGATATTGTTATTGTTCCATCGGATGGTGGATGTGTTTCAGGTTTCGAGTCTGATGATTCAGACTGGTCGGTTGGATGGTTGGAACCTCATGGCCCTGGATTCCATAGTGACGATGATTCAGATGATAGTTTTGCTGTGCTTGTTCCTTGCTATGGCTGTGGTTGTGCTAATGTGGAAGAAAATGGACAAGACAAGTTTCTGCAAGCCGTGGGAAACTTGAATGATATATATGCTACTG